In Gossypium arboreum isolate Shixiya-1 chromosome 5, ASM2569848v2, whole genome shotgun sequence, a single genomic region encodes these proteins:
- the LOC108485852 gene encoding calcium uniporter protein 4, mitochondrial: MALRKILGKRPLSCYGITSSLATVENSPISLHTAPRREYVALPDSGERGFFRRFFHLRPLEQPSPGFPKIFSVPVGEKLIEKLRGINISGNQLRLEGITQPRPLPMDARAKVSVEDARKLLRASQIQKLKAKLREIPKSSISYYEFVQICLDGCGNEAQGLELAKLLDHSGNVIVLGNVVFLRPEELAKSMESMISESMALPDDPRRKELEEMGKQKAEIDKKAKAQVRGELYCGLGFLLLQTLGFMRLTFWELSWDVMEPICFFVTSLHFASAYGFFLTTSTEPSFEGYFQRRFKTKQRKLIKAHSFDIEKYNKLRQALYPNISNALPSLERCSSTTLKHEDEAFL, encoded by the exons ATGGCGCTCCGGAAAATTCTTGGGAAGCGTCCGTTGAGCTGTTATGGAATCACCTCATCGCTTGCCACCGTAGAGAACTCTCCGATCTCTCTCCATACCGCACCTCGCCGGGAGTACGTGGCCCTGCCCGATTCCGGTGAAAGAGGATTCTTCCGACGGTTCTTTCACCTGAGGCCTTTGGAACAGCCGTCGCCGGGATTTCCAAAGATCTTCTCGGTTCCTGTGGGTGAAAAGTTGATAGAAAAGCTTCGAGGCATAAACATTTCTGGAAATCAGCTTCGGTTGGAAGGAATAACTCAGCCTCGACCTCTACCAATGGATGCCAGGGCTAAGGTTTCTGTTGAAGATGCGAGGAAGCTATTGAGGGCTTCTCAAATCCAGAAGCTTAAAGCGAAGCTAAGAGAGATTCCAAAAAGTTCGATTTCTTATTACGAGTTTGTTCAGATCTGCCTTGATGGATGTGGAAATGAAGCTCAAGGTTTAGAACTAGCTAAATTGCTGGATCATTCGGGAAACGTCATCGTTTTAGGGAACGTCGTTTTCCTCCGCCCCGAAGAG TTGGCTAAATCAATGGAAAGCATGATTTCGGAATCGATGGCCCTCCCAGATGACCCAAGAAGAAAAGAGCTGGAAGAAATGGGGAAACAAAAGGCTGAAATAGACAAAAAGGCCAAGGCTCAGGTTCGTGGTGAGCTTTATTGTGGGCTGGGGTTCCTACTGCTTCAAACACTGGGATTCATGAGGCTTACGTTTTGGGAACTAAGTTGGGACGTGATGGAGCCCATATGCTTCTTCGTCACCTCCCTGCACTTTGCCTCTGCCTATGGTTTTTTCCTCACCACTTCCACCGAACCCTCCTTTGAAGGCTATTTTCAACGCCGTTTCAAAACTAAACAAAGGAAACTCATCAAGGCCCACAGCTTTGACATCGAAAAATACAATAAACTTCGTCAAGCCTTATATCCCAACATCTCTAATGCCTTGCCGAGCTTGGAGCGTTGCTCCTCTACCACCTTAAAACATGAAGACGAGGCATTCCTTTGA